AACGGCGTCGCCAGAATCAGGCTACCACCGGCGACCAAACCCAGCACGCGCTCCCACCCATTGAGTCGGGCCTGCAAGTAGCCGGTAAACGCCGCGCCCCAAATGCCGATGGCCAGTAACGCCTTGGCAACCACATACAGTGTGGCCAGCAGGCTATCGCCCTGCAGCATCAGCGCCGGCTCATACACCGCCATAAAGGGCACAACGAACCCGGCCACGGCGATGCGCACCGCCCAAAAGCTGATCTTCAGCCCGCTCTCCCTGGCAATCGGTGCGGCCGCGAAACAGGCCAGCGCCACCGGCGGCGTGAGGTCGGCCATGATGCCGAAATAGAACACGAACATATGCGACACAATCAGCGGCACGCCCAGGTCCAGGAGTGCCGGGGCAGCAATCGAGCTGGTGATGATGTAGTTGGGAATGGTCGGGATGCCCATGCCCAGCACCAGACAGGTGAGCATGGTGAGCACCAGCGAAAGGAACAGATTGTCCTGGCCGATAGCGAGGATGTAGCCGGCAAAGGTCGAGGCCACCCCGGTCAGCGACACCACCCCGATGATCACCCCCACCAGCGCGCAGGCGATGCCCACCGGCACGGCATGGCGTGCGCCTTCAACTAGGGCATGCAGGCAGATTGTCAGGGTGTCGCGGCCGCCCTTGATGAACCAGCACACCGCCACCAACAGCGCCACGACTCCAAACACCATGCCGATACCGAGCCGGAAGAAGCCCGCACACAGCACGCCCAGGACGATCCAGAAAACGAAACGCATGGCCGTGGACGATACCCGCAGGATGATCGCCGAGCCCAGGATGACGATGGAGGTCAGTGCCAGGCCGACCATGCCGGAGAACAACGGTGTGCGCCCGGAGAACAGCAGGTAGATCAGCACGAACAGCGGAATCAGCAGATACCAGCGCTGCTTCACCGACGCCCAGGGGTTGGGGCACTCCTCCTTGGGCAAGCCACGCAGGTTGGAGCGCTTGGCTTCCAGGTGAACCATCCAGAATACCGAGCCGAAGTACAGCAAGGCCGGAATCAGCGCGGCCTTGGCTACCTCGAAGAACGGCACGTTGATCGTCTCGGCCA
The Pseudomonas hygromyciniae genome window above contains:
- a CDS encoding TRAP transporter permease, giving the protein MSEQDQSLAANPRDWPRALFYVALLFSVFQIITAAFHPVSSQILRAVHVGFLLLVVFLCFPARGKEQPWQPLAWLLGLVGMGTAFYQWYFEADLIQRSGDLTTGDMVVGLVLIVLVFEAARRVMGIALPLICALFLVYGLFGQYLPGDLMHRGYAIDQVVNQLAFGTEGLYGTPTYVSATYIFLFILFGAFLEQAGMIKLFTDFAMGLFGHKLGGPAKVSVVSSALMGTITGSGVANVVTTGQFTIPLMKRFGYKSAFAGGVEATSSMGSQIMPPIMGAVAFIMAETINVPFFEVAKAALIPALLYFGSVFWMVHLEAKRSNLRGLPKEECPNPWASVKQRWYLLIPLFVLIYLLFSGRTPLFSGMVGLALTSIVILGSAIILRVSSTAMRFVFWIVLGVLCAGFFRLGIGMVFGVVALLVAVCWFIKGGRDTLTICLHALVEGARHAVPVGIACALVGVIIGVVSLTGVASTFAGYILAIGQDNLFLSLVLTMLTCLVLGMGIPTIPNYIITSSIAAPALLDLGVPLIVSHMFVFYFGIMADLTPPVALACFAAAPIARESGLKISFWAVRIAVAGFVVPFMAVYEPALMLQGDSLLATLYVVAKALLAIGIWGAAFTGYLQARLNGWERVLGLVAGGSLILATPLSDEIGFALAALLIAQHCWRARRARVATA